The DNA sequence ATGCTGGCTTTCCAGAAACAGCCTTAGGTCGCAACGGGATTATCGCCATTTATGACGCAACAATAATGAAAAATAACATCTTGTATATTGGCGTTAAAAGCGCCGCCGACCCCGGAACTGATGATTCCATTGTTGGCGGCGATAGCCTTACACCAGTTGAAGCCGCAGCAATTGATGAGAAATTTGATGATGGCCACCCTTATTTTGGCAAGGCGCAAGCTCGCGCTGAAACAGGGAGCACCTATAATATCAAACCCGATTATCTTGACCCAACTGCCTATCTGCTTAACCGGTTGCCCGTATATGCCCAAACCATAAGCAACATATTTATACGCTCCGCCCATGCGGATGATGAAGTAACCGCCATTGCTGAGGCATGTGTTATCATGGATATATTAGGCTCGACGGCAGCATCTGAAGAGGCGGCATATTACGCCACCACCAATGATCAACCCGCATGTCAAATGGCGATCTTGCTCGAATAAAAAGCCACTTCAGTTATCGCGCATACGGTTCTGGCGAATTTTCTCATAAATCTTTTCGCGCGCAGTTAGTGTACGGCTTGGTGTCTTTTTCTCTACAACCACTTCTTGCTCAACAGCCAAGTCAGCATCCACCTTATCAGCATCTACAAGGGCTTTTACTTCGCCTCCGTCACCTATATCAGTTTCAAGTGCCGCATCTGCCTGCACCTCGCGCTCCGTGTCCTTGAGCGCTGCATCTACGCCAATCACCAATGTTTCGTCTTCTGCAATGGGCGCATCATCTTCTAGCGCCGGAGCCTCCTCTACAGGTCGCACTCCCGCCGGCAGTTGCCGCGCTTTTTTAGCTTTTGGCACTACTTTATTCAGCTCATCTGCCATGTTAAATACATGGGTGCGTGACGTGGCATAGTTGTCTTGTGCATTGGCAGGGGGTGTCATGGTGACTCCCGCAACTCCTACTGCCAACAGCAATAACGCCGAAACAGCAATTTTTTTAGGCTTTACGTTAAATGCACAAAACATATTCTAAATTCCCAATATATTAATATAACTTAGCCCAAACAATAGGAGGCAATATGCAAACCATATTATTATACATTACCGCAAAAAACAAACAGGAAGCTCAAAGCATCGCCCAAACACTTTTGGCCGAAAAGCTCATAGCATGTGCCAATATTTTGCCAGAGGTGACATCACTTTTTCAATGGCAAGGCACCATGCAGGAAGACAGCGAAGTGATAATGCTTGCAAAAACCACAAAACAAAATACATCATGCTGCATTGAGCGTATTACAGCATTGCACAGCTATGACTGCCCCTGCATTTTGGCATTTGCCCCCGAGGGTGGCCACGAACCATTCATAAAATGGATTTTTTCGCAAGTAAGGGATTGATTTCATCGTCGCCATGTGTAATATGCATGTTCTGTGATATTGGGGCGTAGCCAAGCGGTAAGGCACTGGTTTTTGGTACCGGCATGCGGAGGTTCGAATCCTCCCGCCCCAGCCACTACATTTTCCCTTATATTACAGATGGTTAATCGCCCGCATTTACTCCGAATGTTCCGGCTCTTACATCTCTGAGAGTGACATTGAGATTTTTATTACCTCGATTTATCCCCCTAAAACACTCCTATTGCTGCTGAGTTCTCAAACGCAAAGTTTTGGGACGTCTCAGTGTGTGCCAATCGTCATACTGAGCGCCGATTTTATAAAATTCTTTGGGGCGGCAGGATTATAGATAATTCATCATGTCGGCATGGTCGGGACACAACATAACATCATTATCTGATTTTGTTTTCTTGATAATATGGGCTAAGTTGACTACGACTCTATTGAGAAAATGAAAATGGCTACTATTTACAATCTTAAATCTCGCTTTCAATCGTTGCTACGCCCCTGTACTAGGGCTCTTGCAAGGGCTGGAATTACGGCGAATCAAGTCACAGTATCAGCACTGATTCTTTCCTTACTTTCTGGTGTTACCATTGCCGCATTCCCCACTCAAAACTGGCCTCTGCTCGCACTCCCTTTCGTTCTATTTATCCGCATGGCACTCAATGCCATTGACGGCATGCTTGCGCGGGAGCACAACATGAAATCTGCATTTGGTGCAATGTTGAATGAGTTGGGCGATGTGGTATCTGACAGCGTAATTTATTTGGCTTTTGCTTTCATTGGCGGGATATCCTCGATAGCCATTGTGCTTGTGGTGGTGTTTGCAATTTTGAGTGAAATGGCCGGTGTTGTTGCCATCCAAATCGGAGCGTCACGTCGCTATGATGGCCCGATGGGTAAAAGCGACCGCGCTTTCTGGTTTGGCGCAGCCGCAATAGGTATAGGACTAGGTGTCCTGCCTACTGAATGGATAAATATCGGCTTATGGGTTATTGCGGCCTTATTGTTGTATACAATCTACAACCGTATCTGCAATGCGCTCAAGGAAGTTGCCAATGCTGGATGAATACTCAACACCAGCCACCATAGCTTTGGCTGCCTTATGGGCTCTGCTTATTGCAGCGAGTGTCATTGTTTGGCGGCACAACTGCCAAAAACCCAACCGTGAACTCGTCCAGCG is a window from the Alphaproteobacteria bacterium genome containing:
- a CDS encoding prepilin-type N-terminal cleavage/methylation domain-containing protein, which encodes MPITLTLELEKGNMMHPKFAVQTRKNSGFSLVELSIVLVILGLLVGGVLVGQTLIKSAELRAQMKQIENFKTGVNTFRMRFSALPGDFSNATRSFLPAEWPLIVDGNGNEKIGDANGAYDDLSGEITQFWMQLGAAGVIEGTYNTTSNINAGFPETALGRNGIIAIYDATIMKNNILYIGVKSAADPGTDDSIVGGDSLTPVEAAAIDEKFDDGHPYFGKAQARAETGSTYNIKPDYLDPTAYLLNRLPVYAQTISNIFIRSAHADDEVTAIAEACVIMDILGSTAASEEAAYYATTNDQPACQMAILLE
- a CDS encoding divalent-cation tolerance protein CutA, which produces MQTILLYITAKNKQEAQSIAQTLLAEKLIACANILPEVTSLFQWQGTMQEDSEVIMLAKTTKQNTSCCIERITALHSYDCPCILAFAPEGGHEPFIKWIFSQVRD
- a CDS encoding CDP-alcohol phosphatidyltransferase family protein, whose product is MATIYNLKSRFQSLLRPCTRALARAGITANQVTVSALILSLLSGVTIAAFPTQNWPLLALPFVLFIRMALNAIDGMLAREHNMKSAFGAMLNELGDVVSDSVIYLAFAFIGGISSIAIVLVVVFAILSEMAGVVAIQIGASRRYDGPMGKSDRAFWFGAAAIGIGLGVLPTEWINIGLWVIAALLLYTIYNRICNALKEVANAG